One region of Epilithonimonas zeae genomic DNA includes:
- a CDS encoding pirin family protein has translation MSNIEMIIEERAADIGNFLVGRLLPFSQKRSVGPFVFIDHMGPAALKDYENMDVPPHPHIGLSTLTFLFEGSIMHRDSIGTEIEIKEGAVNWMTAGKGVAHSERTPEYLRTTDKHLHGLQIWVALPKELETMEPEFFHINKEDIPHWIDNGVNYKLIAGEILGRKSPVPVYSPLYFLEVKNTLQEDREIVLGDYLFGESSLYILEGNIESEGNLYNPKHILIAKDSKLCHFTLKPDSTVYIFGGEPFPEPRYIYWNFVGTSREIIEDAKTRWQNHEFPKVINDDGYVPLPPQNKNLKLK, from the coding sequence ATGTCAAATATTGAGATGATAATCGAAGAGCGTGCTGCGGATATTGGTAACTTTTTGGTTGGCAGATTGTTGCCATTTTCTCAGAAGAGAAGTGTTGGACCATTTGTGTTTATTGATCATATGGGACCGGCTGCGCTCAAAGATTACGAAAATATGGATGTTCCGCCGCATCCACACATTGGGCTTTCCACTTTGACATTCTTGTTCGAGGGAAGCATTATGCACAGAGATTCCATCGGCACGGAAATCGAAATCAAAGAAGGTGCTGTGAACTGGATGACCGCCGGAAAAGGTGTCGCCCATTCTGAAAGAACACCAGAATACCTAAGAACCACCGACAAACATCTTCACGGATTGCAGATTTGGGTAGCACTTCCGAAAGAATTGGAAACAATGGAACCCGAGTTTTTCCACATCAACAAAGAAGATATCCCACATTGGATAGACAATGGGGTAAATTATAAACTGATAGCTGGCGAAATCCTTGGACGTAAATCTCCCGTTCCTGTTTATTCGCCATTGTATTTTTTGGAAGTCAAAAATACACTTCAGGAAGACCGCGAAATTGTTCTCGGTGATTATCTTTTTGGAGAATCGTCGCTTTACATCCTGGAAGGTAATATCGAAAGCGAAGGCAATCTTTATAACCCGAAACACATCCTGATTGCGAAAGATTCCAAACTTTGTCATTTTACCTTAAAACCGGATTCTACAGTTTATATATTTGGAGGCGAACCGTTTCCGGAACCCAGATATATCTATTGGAATTTCGTTGGAACTTCAAGAGAAATCATAGAAGACGCCAAAACTAGATGGCAGAACCACGAGTTTCCAAAAGTGATTAATGATGACGGTTATGTGCCTTTGCCACCACAAAATAAAAATCTTAAGCTGAAATAA